Proteins encoded within one genomic window of Haloferax volcanii DS2:
- a CDS encoding twin-arginine translocation signal domain-containing protein — MPESPRPPQDDHGSWTRRQFLAAGGVVATGALAGCSGLPGTGPRTLDTVVHENSEDELSWDFPGQSDAESIGYVEIRRKPQFDSEGSIPSLWFTFNASIDPSSSYKLDQFTATFATPNTYFDQHGQLTYLVSPPTRSDSFNTYYQRAWGGTTHRQFVMDMDDIGLDGTIQFPFVIRDPQALPSTLQCSFSVQATESGTFGETVTASGSGTFEFG, encoded by the coding sequence ATGCCTGAGTCCCCGCGGCCTCCACAGGACGATCACGGGAGCTGGACACGTCGGCAGTTCCTAGCTGCAGGAGGAGTGGTTGCCACCGGCGCTCTTGCTGGGTGTAGTGGACTACCTGGAACCGGGCCACGAACGCTTGATACCGTCGTTCACGAAAACTCGGAAGACGAACTGTCGTGGGATTTCCCGGGCCAATCCGACGCTGAGAGCATCGGGTACGTCGAAATCCGTAGGAAACCACAATTCGACTCGGAGGGCTCGATTCCGTCACTGTGGTTCACCTTCAACGCGAGTATCGATCCGTCATCGTCCTACAAGCTGGATCAGTTCACGGCGACGTTCGCCACTCCGAATACCTATTTCGACCAACACGGCCAACTCACCTACCTGGTCAGCCCACCAACGCGAAGTGACAGCTTCAACACCTACTATCAGCGGGCCTGGGGTGGGACGACCCACCGGCAGTTCGTAATGGATATGGATGACATCGGCCTCGATGGGACAATCCAGTTCCCGTTTGTCATTCGAGACCCGCAAGCACTCCCATCGACGTTGCAGTGTTCGTTCTCGGTTCAGGCAACCGAATCAGGGACGTTTGGGGAGACCGTTACCGCATCTGGTTCAGGTACCTTCGAGTTTGGCTGA
- a CDS encoding PQQ-binding-like beta-propeller repeat protein, with translation MPSISRREYLAVSATTVLAATAGCQTSSCTPTDPGVAQWPQTRASPHNTNAVPDQPTLTAGGDYWASSLADDIDITGLVATNDTAVVVGRASREQSGIVTTVQLDDGSSETTHELNRRPTGPPALAGSIAVTPVLGDYTEPSTGGIVALNTASWTTTWTHDTAGRPNPPTVADDLLVATSDRGDVTALDTFTGDTQWARSFGDDHQRASIPAPPAVDDDHVYITADGSAAQGIYALDRETGETQWGIPGPNIPEPLVRTEDIVLASYDRYELVAFDATSGDRQWSKAMYDGDLFAPAVGHRRVFSADKETVYALAVESGDVQWEQALDVAGPPLVVGESVVVPTTDRTVGLSIEDGSELWAVSEASSTGYVPVIRGLLYTSGNTVTLRTNCE, from the coding sequence ATGCCCTCCATATCGCGCCGTGAATACCTTGCAGTCTCAGCCACGACAGTTCTCGCGGCAACTGCTGGCTGCCAGACCAGCTCGTGTACGCCGACAGATCCTGGCGTCGCACAGTGGCCACAGACACGTGCCTCTCCGCACAATACGAACGCCGTTCCCGATCAGCCGACGCTCACGGCTGGCGGTGATTATTGGGCGAGTTCCCTCGCGGACGATATCGATATCACCGGACTCGTTGCCACAAATGATACGGCTGTCGTCGTCGGCCGCGCGTCTCGCGAGCAGAGTGGAATCGTGACAACCGTACAACTCGACGACGGGTCCTCCGAGACGACCCACGAACTCAATCGGCGTCCAACTGGACCGCCAGCCCTCGCAGGTTCGATTGCTGTTACGCCCGTACTTGGCGACTATACTGAACCATCGACTGGCGGGATCGTCGCACTCAACACCGCTAGCTGGACGACCACTTGGACACATGATACGGCTGGCAGACCCAATCCGCCGACTGTCGCTGACGACCTCCTCGTCGCCACGAGCGATCGGGGCGATGTAACCGCTCTTGATACGTTTACCGGCGATACGCAGTGGGCGCGGTCGTTCGGTGACGATCACCAGCGTGCAAGCATCCCTGCACCGCCAGCCGTCGACGACGACCACGTGTATATCACAGCAGATGGCTCTGCCGCCCAGGGAATCTACGCGCTGGATCGCGAGACGGGTGAAACACAGTGGGGGATCCCTGGGCCAAATATCCCGGAACCGCTCGTCCGCACGGAGGATATCGTCCTGGCGAGCTACGACCGTTACGAACTCGTGGCGTTCGATGCCACCAGTGGAGACCGGCAGTGGTCAAAAGCGATGTACGATGGTGACCTGTTCGCGCCAGCGGTCGGGCACCGCCGCGTTTTCAGCGCGGACAAGGAAACCGTGTATGCGCTGGCCGTTGAGAGTGGAGACGTCCAGTGGGAACAAGCCCTTGATGTCGCAGGCCCTCCATTGGTCGTTGGGGAGTCGGTCGTCGTTCCGACGACTGACCGGACTGTCGGTCTGAGCATTGAGGACGGTAGCGAGCTGTGGGCTGTATCCGAGGCATCTTCGACGGGATATGTTCCTGTCATCCGGGGTCTACTTTACACGTCAGGGAATACGGTGACGCTACGAACGAACTGTGAATGA
- a CDS encoding ISH3-like element ISHvo20 family transposase, protein MSNTKQADGSIHEDQLLNFLVNSLDEEVALTLGENAEIGAEDIYEVLVGACADGTSVSTLCKRSEDAPHENSVLYHLRTKFDLETLEQIGNTLLQKDVLDVLPEQVEVCADLHLRPYYGDEDDTDGLYHSQAKRGTTAFHAYATLYARVKNKRYTLAVRRLEDGDTASSVLAEFLGILDGLDLGVKAVYLDREFYDSKCLTLLQAHNHAYVMPIVRWGRTIKRELSEGWSRVIQHSLTAKLDGHSWTVEFPVYIDCTYQNGRYDEHGVARHGYAADAPFINSPRDARYHYAKRFGIEASYRLSEQTIATTTTQNPVVRLLYVVVSLLLQNVWRYLHWEYVATPRRGGRRLWEWSYKEFTNLIRRAAWTALAVRRAVPANRPPDDRFSR, encoded by the coding sequence GTGTCTAATACCAAGCAAGCAGACGGTTCAATCCACGAGGACCAGCTCCTTAACTTCCTCGTCAACTCCCTTGACGAGGAAGTTGCACTCACTCTCGGTGAAAACGCTGAAATCGGTGCTGAAGACATCTACGAGGTCCTCGTCGGCGCCTGCGCCGACGGGACCTCGGTCTCTACACTCTGCAAGAGAAGCGAAGATGCACCTCACGAAAACTCGGTTCTCTACCATCTCCGCACCAAGTTCGACCTCGAGACGCTCGAACAAATCGGGAACACGCTCCTCCAGAAGGACGTTCTCGACGTCCTGCCTGAGCAGGTGGAGGTCTGCGCAGACCTCCACCTGCGGCCCTACTATGGTGACGAAGACGACACGGACGGTCTCTATCACTCCCAAGCAAAGCGTGGAACCACCGCGTTCCACGCGTACGCGACACTGTACGCACGCGTGAAGAACAAACGCTACACGCTGGCGGTGCGCCGTCTCGAAGACGGCGACACCGCCAGCAGTGTCCTCGCAGAGTTCCTCGGTATTCTCGACGGCCTTGACCTCGGTGTCAAGGCCGTCTATCTTGACCGCGAATTCTACGACAGCAAGTGTTTGACGCTGCTTCAGGCGCACAACCACGCGTACGTCATGCCGATCGTCCGCTGGGGACGAACGATCAAGCGAGAACTCTCAGAAGGGTGGAGTCGCGTGATTCAGCACAGTCTGACAGCGAAACTCGACGGTCACAGCTGGACCGTCGAGTTTCCCGTCTACATCGACTGTACCTACCAGAACGGACGGTACGACGAACATGGCGTGGCGCGTCACGGCTACGCCGCTGACGCGCCGTTCATCAACTCACCACGAGACGCTCGATACCACTACGCGAAACGCTTCGGTATCGAGGCGAGCTACCGACTCTCCGAGCAAACGATTGCGACGACTACGACACAGAATCCGGTCGTACGGCTGTTGTACGTCGTGGTGAGTTTGCTGTTACAGAACGTGTGGCGGTATCTGCACTGGGAGTACGTGGCGACGCCCCGCCGAGGCGGGCGTCGCCTCTGGGAGTGGTCGTACAAGGAATTCACCAACTTGATTCGACGGGCAGCGTGGACGGCCCTCGCGGTGCGTCGGGCCGTCCCCGCGAACCGGCCACCAGACGACCGGTTTAGCCGGTAA
- a CDS encoding ISH3 family transposase, with product MSKTQQADDEIHEDQLLNFLVNSLDEEVALSLAENAELDAEDIYEVLVGACADGTSVSTLCERSEDAPHENSVLYHLRTKFDLETLEQVGNMLLQKDVLDVLPQQVEVCADLHLRPYYGDEDDTDGLYHSQAKRGTTAFHAYATLYARVKNKRYTLAVRRLEDGDTASSVLAEFLSILDGLDLGVKAVYLDREFYDSKCLTLLQAHNHAYVMPIVRWGQSIKQELSEGWSRVIQHSLTARLDGHSWTVEFPVYIDCTYQNGRYDEHGVARHGYAADAPFIDSPRDARYHYAKRFGIEASYRLSEQSIATTSTQNPVVRLLYVVVSLLLQNVWRYLHWEYVATPRRGGRRLWQWPFKEFINMIRRAAWTALATRRAVPANRPPDDRFHR from the coding sequence GTGTCTAAAACCCAGCAAGCAGACGATGAAATCCACGAGGACCAGCTCCTTAACTTCCTCGTCAACTCTCTTGACGAGGAAGTTGCTCTCTCACTCGCTGAAAACGCTGAACTCGATGCTGAAGACATCTACGAGGTCCTCGTCGGCGCCTGCGCCGACGGGACCTCGGTCTCAACGCTCTGTGAGAGAAGCGAAGATGCACCCCACGAAAACTCCGTTCTCTACCATCTCCGCACTAAATTCGATCTAGAAACGCTCGAACAGGTTGGCAACATGCTCCTCCAGAAAGACGTTCTCGACGTCCTTCCCCAGCAGGTGGAGGTCTGCGCAGACCTCCACCTGCGGCCCTACTATGGTGACGAAGACGACACGGACGGCCTGTATCACTCACAAGCGAAGCGTGGAACCACCGCGTTCCACGCGTACGCGACGCTGTACGCACGCGTGAAGAACAAACGCTACACGCTGGCGGTGCGCCGTCTCGAAGACGGCGACACCGCCAGCAGTGTCCTCGCAGAGTTCCTCAGTATTCTCGACGGCCTTGACCTCGGTGTCAAGGCCGTCTATCTTGACCGCGAATTCTACGACAGCAAGTGTTTGACGCTGCTTCAGGCGCACAACCACGCGTACGTCATGCCGATCGTCCGCTGGGGACAATCAATCAAGCAAGAACTCTCAGAAGGGTGGAGTCGCGTGATTCAGCACAGTCTGACGGCGAGACTCGACGGTCACAGCTGGACCGTCGAGTTCCCCGTCTACATCGACTGTACCTACCAGAACGGACGGTACGACGAACATGGGGTGGCGCGTCACGGCTACGCCGCTGACGCGCCGTTCATCGACTCACCACGAGACGCTCGATACCACTACGCGAAACGCTTCGGTATCGAGGCAAGCTATCGACTCTCTGAACAAAGTATCGCGACGACCTCGACACAAAATCCGGTTGTACGGCTGCTGTACGTCGTGGTGAGCTTGCTGTTACAGAACGTGTGGCGGTATCTGCACTGGGAGTACGTGGCGACGCCCCGCCGAGGCGGGCGTCGCCTCTGGCAGTGGCCATTCAAGGAGTTCATCAACATGATCCGACGGGCAGCGTGGACGGCCCTCGCGACGCGTCGGGCCGTCCCCGCGAACCGGCCACCGGACGACCGGTTCCACCGGTAA
- a CDS encoding type II toxin-antitoxin system RelE family toxin — MVSEEDWTWKFSPRAANQFKGLDTHVQDRIVSKLDEIVDSEWRDPDDFVEPLTGGPFSKLRIGQYRLACVLDYDESILEVHRIEHRSGAYTADD; from the coding sequence ATAGTGAGTGAGGAAGACTGGACGTGGAAGTTCTCACCACGCGCTGCGAACCAATTCAAAGGGCTCGATACGCACGTTCAAGACCGGATCGTCTCAAAGCTCGACGAGATTGTCGACTCAGAGTGGCGAGATCCTGACGACTTTGTTGAGCCGTTAACTGGTGGGCCATTCTCGAAACTCCGTATCGGACAGTATCGTCTGGCTTGTGTCTTGGACTACGACGAGTCAATCCTCGAGGTCCATCGAATCGAGCACCGAAGCGGTGCGTATACTGCCGACGATTGA
- a CDS encoding ribbon-helix-helix domain-containing protein, whose amino-acid sequence MSDADTGSSNNGPEMVQINLRLSKAFLEDIDATWEEQGFNSRSEFLRYAARDAIKHPEFSREGWKQIAASEHDLRSGESDLVSRDEVLEMMDRDTDSE is encoded by the coding sequence ATGTCCGATGCTGATACAGGGTCCAGCAATAACGGCCCAGAGATGGTGCAGATAAACCTCCGGCTAAGCAAAGCCTTCCTCGAAGACATCGACGCAACGTGGGAAGAACAGGGGTTCAACTCACGGAGCGAATTCCTTCGCTACGCTGCTCGTGACGCCATCAAACATCCCGAATTTTCGCGAGAAGGATGGAAGCAAATCGCAGCGAGCGAACACGACCTCCGGTCCGGTGAATCAGATTTAGTCTCGCGAGACGAAGTCCTCGAAATGATGGATCGAGACACGGATAGTGAGTGA
- a CDS encoding MBL fold metallo-hydrolase codes for MHIQFQHANPHSGRESLILRFDGLLADQTVCVLVDAGADVDTTTLLNEDAGEYLTAICLTHAHLDHYQSLGTNLSHGPPIYTGDGTARILEDVLETGREHHGFTQTEEVLNRLELITSWTQIAPGLRVHPVPAGHTPGATGFLFEVTDDDVRRTILVTGDFTTRRAAGYPGFNLDLPVEVDTLVLTAATNDEFEPTLTDAIGTILERTRAGSTVLTTASGLTGVQTAYLLGHLTDQWDDPLPITLVGHAAKLYESLEYTVPNATTSPEFSSPTDVLTAGSVTIAGPEVPVGGSSKRLFDSIRDDPGATLVQLTSGPSDPLSSATCTTHHFPLSNHPTTDTIDAVVDAFAPIQTIITHQQGSAATQYKDKYDSFVWATDDTDCYTLLDDAGWTPPPWVTEQTTRQVRATATTNGSLLTNGSAEFEYSLPITTRCNDVDLAAEGLDLEQLRTQIPSRPGPRLSNGAPETKADETPPMPAETSSESRSPEDTETAETQTVEQSLAAIDERLGRIESAVTSRELTAHVVDAGDGTILLRLDDPSVDLEHGQELRVRLSSRDLDTDAATDQ; via the coding sequence ATGCACATCCAGTTTCAGCATGCGAATCCACATTCTGGTCGTGAGTCGCTCATCCTCCGGTTCGACGGACTCCTCGCCGACCAGACCGTCTGTGTGCTCGTTGATGCTGGAGCAGATGTCGATACGACCACGCTCCTCAACGAAGACGCCGGGGAGTATCTCACCGCAATTTGTTTGACGCACGCACATCTTGACCACTACCAGTCTCTGGGGACGAATCTCAGTCATGGACCCCCGATATACACTGGGGATGGTACTGCTCGAATTCTCGAAGACGTCCTCGAAACGGGGCGTGAACACCACGGCTTTACACAGACCGAAGAAGTCCTCAATCGCCTCGAACTGATCACCTCGTGGACACAGATTGCGCCGGGACTTCGCGTCCACCCCGTTCCGGCAGGTCACACACCAGGTGCGACAGGCTTCCTCTTCGAGGTCACCGACGACGACGTACGGCGAACGATTCTCGTCACTGGAGATTTTACGACGCGACGGGCAGCTGGTTACCCTGGATTCAACCTCGACCTCCCCGTCGAAGTCGACACACTCGTCCTGACGGCGGCAACGAACGACGAGTTTGAACCAACACTGACCGACGCGATTGGGACGATTCTCGAACGAACGCGTGCTGGGTCAACTGTTCTCACTACTGCGAGTGGTCTGACTGGGGTACAGACCGCCTATCTCCTCGGGCACCTCACAGACCAATGGGACGACCCGCTTCCAATCACTCTCGTTGGACACGCAGCAAAACTCTATGAGAGTCTCGAATACACTGTCCCGAACGCTACTACGAGTCCAGAATTTAGTTCTCCGACCGACGTTCTCACAGCGGGTAGTGTCACGATTGCCGGCCCAGAAGTCCCAGTCGGTGGCAGCTCGAAGCGACTCTTCGACTCGATTCGCGATGACCCCGGTGCAACGCTTGTCCAACTTACGAGCGGCCCGAGCGACCCACTGTCGAGTGCCACCTGCACGACGCACCACTTCCCGCTCAGCAACCACCCAACAACAGATACTATCGACGCCGTTGTCGACGCATTTGCGCCCATCCAGACGATTATCACGCATCAACAAGGTTCCGCTGCAACCCAGTACAAGGACAAGTATGACAGTTTCGTGTGGGCCACCGACGATACTGACTGCTATACGCTATTGGACGACGCTGGCTGGACACCACCACCATGGGTGACAGAGCAGACAACTCGTCAGGTACGGGCAACAGCCACGACCAATGGGTCATTACTCACCAACGGCTCGGCTGAATTCGAATACTCGCTGCCCATCACGACCCGTTGTAACGACGTCGACCTCGCCGCCGAAGGGTTAGACCTCGAACAACTCCGCACACAAATCCCATCACGACCGGGACCACGGCTGTCAAACGGTGCTCCCGAGACGAAAGCTGATGAGACGCCCCCGATGCCAGCGGAAACGAGCTCCGAGTCCCGGTCACCCGAAGACACTGAGACAGCAGAGACACAGACTGTTGAGCAGTCACTCGCAGCGATTGACGAGCGCCTTGGGAGAATCGAGTCGGCAGTCACTAGTCGAGAACTCACCGCACACGTTGTTGACGCAGGTGATGGGACGATTCTACTCCGGCTGGACGATCCATCTGTAGACCTTGAGCATGGCCAGGAACTTCGAGTCCGCCTTTCTAGTCGCGACTTGGACACAGATGCAGCGACCGATCAGTAA
- a CDS encoding M24 family metallopeptidase: MTTQRVAAAQERLTDVDADGLVLFPSVDMAYISGFTDEPMERHLFCFVGRDGDPIFVAPEMYDEQIRDTSHVTDVRTWADGDDPLAHVEDIADELGFRGGHLLVDDRMWARFTHDLRATLPHATFELASAVIEPLRLRKNADEQAALRTAAAVADRASVAVRELGVDAIGLTEAEFASRIESELTAHGGNGTSFDVIVGSGPNSAKPHHRHSDREIEAGDPVVLDFGTRVDGYPSDQTRTTVFAGDPPNKFTDIHATVCDALEAGVAAVEPGATAESVDAAARAVIENAGYSEAFIHRTGHGLGLEVHEPPYIVDGNDRKLEPGMVFSIEPGVYLDDEFGVRVEDIVIVTENGCERLNDSPRGWQSL, from the coding sequence GTGACCACTCAACGCGTCGCGGCCGCGCAGGAACGACTCACCGACGTTGACGCTGACGGCCTCGTCCTCTTTCCGAGCGTCGACATGGCCTACATTTCCGGATTCACCGACGAGCCGATGGAACGCCACCTGTTCTGTTTCGTCGGTCGCGACGGGGACCCCATCTTTGTCGCACCGGAGATGTACGACGAGCAAATACGCGACACCTCCCACGTAACGGATGTCCGCACGTGGGCTGACGGCGACGACCCGCTCGCGCACGTTGAGGACATCGCGGACGAACTCGGGTTTCGGGGTGGCCATCTCCTCGTCGATGACCGGATGTGGGCACGGTTTACGCACGACCTCCGCGCAACCCTCCCCCACGCCACGTTCGAGCTCGCTAGCGCCGTGATCGAGCCCCTCCGCCTCCGGAAGAATGCGGACGAGCAAGCGGCGCTACGCACGGCGGCCGCCGTCGCAGACCGTGCAAGCGTCGCGGTTCGAGAACTCGGCGTAGACGCCATCGGCCTCACCGAGGCGGAGTTCGCAAGCCGGATCGAATCCGAACTCACCGCACACGGCGGAAATGGAACCTCATTCGATGTGATCGTTGGGTCTGGCCCGAACAGCGCGAAGCCACACCACCGACACAGTGACCGGGAGATTGAAGCCGGCGACCCAGTCGTCCTCGACTTTGGGACGCGCGTGGACGGCTACCCGAGCGACCAGACACGCACGACCGTGTTCGCAGGCGACCCCCCGAACAAATTCACGGACATCCACGCGACTGTCTGCGACGCGCTCGAAGCCGGCGTCGCCGCCGTCGAACCCGGTGCAACCGCCGAATCGGTCGACGCCGCTGCCCGTGCAGTGATCGAGAACGCTGGATACAGTGAAGCGTTCATCCACCGCACCGGCCACGGCCTCGGCCTCGAGGTCCACGAGCCACCATACATCGTCGATGGGAACGACCGCAAACTCGAACCGGGAATGGTCTTCAGCATCGAACCCGGAGTCTACCTCGACGATGAGTTCGGTGTTCGCGTCGAGGACATTGTCATCGTCACCGAGAACGGCTGTGAGCGACTTAACGACTCCCCGAGAGGTTGGCAATCACTATAG
- a CDS encoding aspartate/glutamate racemase family protein, whose protein sequence is MTEILWVDPVGHDDFSGDIEALLQNAARDSTSVDVASLDRGPHHVEYHYYEALVTPDVLHTVKRAENNGYDATVIGCFYDLGLEAAREVSDAMPVAAPAEATTHLAATLGASFSVVVGRQKWIPQMRERIHAYGFRDQLASFRPVDLGVLDFQDDPETTKSRLRDAARSAVEEDGAEVIILGCTAEYGFHEELQSDLGVPVLDAVTAPFKYAELLADLAELGWTHSKVGGYESPRPDEITCWGITDDYSNADVWSDEETT, encoded by the coding sequence ATGACTGAGATACTCTGGGTGGACCCGGTCGGGCACGACGACTTCTCTGGTGACATCGAGGCCCTCCTCCAAAACGCCGCACGCGACAGCACGTCCGTCGACGTGGCATCACTCGACCGCGGCCCGCACCACGTCGAGTACCACTACTACGAAGCGCTGGTGACACCGGATGTCCTCCACACCGTCAAACGCGCGGAGAACAACGGTTACGACGCGACTGTCATCGGTTGCTTCTATGACCTCGGCCTCGAAGCGGCGCGCGAAGTCAGTGACGCGATGCCGGTGGCGGCACCCGCGGAAGCGACGACACACCTCGCCGCCACGCTCGGCGCATCCTTCTCCGTCGTCGTCGGACGGCAGAAGTGGATTCCACAGATGCGCGAGCGCATCCACGCCTACGGCTTCCGCGATCAGCTGGCGTCCTTCCGTCCGGTCGACCTTGGCGTCCTTGACTTCCAGGACGACCCAGAGACCACGAAATCCCGGCTCCGAGACGCCGCGCGCTCGGCAGTCGAGGAAGACGGCGCGGAAGTCATTATTCTCGGCTGCACGGCTGAGTACGGCTTCCACGAGGAGCTACAGTCCGATCTCGGCGTCCCTGTCCTCGACGCGGTCACCGCGCCGTTCAAGTACGCCGAACTCCTCGCCGACCTCGCCGAACTAGGGTGGACGCACAGCAAGGTCGGAGGGTACGAATCGCCACGCCCCGACGAGATCACCTGCTGGGGAATCACGGATGACTACTCGAACGCCGACGTCTGGTCAGACGAGGAGACAACGTGA
- a CDS encoding hydantoinase B/oxoprolinase family protein — protein MSTHDVDPATVEVIRNYLTSAATEMQRTLIRTAYNTIIYEILDFGISVFDRDLNLIADSPGLALFLGANDYGIKKAIDHVGEENMNPGDVLIMNYPYWSGTHTQDVLLFAPVFLDEELIGYTTCRAHWLDLGAKDSGYVLDSTDVHQEGVLFPGTKVYKEGEPDPEIMDLIRFNSRMPDKVTGDLNAQVAAVRTGEQRLQELYEKYGGATVEAAIDKILEHGEETSRSAVADLPDGTWSATGYADGVNRDPDDLIKLCAEVTINGEEFSVDFSGSSPEVDEPLNIPPGMSETIGKLCFKTLTTPDEDSNGGQYAPLSVNAPEDTIFNASYPAPTFTVWTGIVAIDVVYQALAKGMPDRVPASTGGDLADIMLYGENPETGRPFVEANNEGVGWGGGVGHDGANALMHISETMVRNIPVEVFENKAPIRFDELSLRVDSGGPGEHRGGLGIRRDYRMLEPVGALSIIQKTRTENWGLDGGEPGAKNVVALDSDEDDFDERIQVLVDNDDLYNDKSVKYVGMFRGNFKPGEVISNRTAGGGGYGDPFERDPDAVREDVLDGYVTPEAAREQYGVVVSKDGVVDEAATAKLRES, from the coding sequence ATGAGCACGCACGACGTCGACCCCGCGACTGTTGAGGTCATCCGGAACTACCTCACCTCCGCGGCCACCGAGATGCAGCGCACCCTAATCAGGACCGCCTACAACACTATCATCTACGAGATCCTCGACTTCGGGATCTCCGTCTTCGACAGAGACCTGAACCTAATCGCGGACTCCCCCGGCCTTGCGCTCTTCCTCGGCGCGAACGACTACGGAATCAAGAAGGCAATCGACCACGTTGGCGAGGAGAACATGAACCCCGGGGACGTTCTCATCATGAACTACCCATACTGGAGCGGGACGCACACTCAGGACGTCCTCCTGTTCGCGCCCGTCTTCCTCGACGAGGAACTCATCGGGTACACGACCTGCCGCGCACACTGGCTTGACCTCGGCGCGAAGGACTCCGGCTACGTCCTCGACTCAACTGACGTCCACCAAGAGGGCGTACTCTTTCCCGGGACGAAAGTCTACAAGGAGGGCGAACCAGACCCGGAGATTATGGACCTCATCCGGTTCAACTCCCGGATGCCGGACAAGGTCACGGGCGACCTGAATGCGCAGGTCGCCGCCGTCCGAACCGGCGAACAGCGTCTCCAAGAGCTCTACGAGAAGTACGGCGGCGCCACCGTCGAAGCGGCGATCGACAAGATCCTTGAACACGGCGAGGAGACGTCGCGGAGCGCGGTCGCGGACCTCCCGGACGGGACATGGTCCGCGACCGGCTACGCGGACGGCGTAAACCGCGACCCGGACGACCTCATCAAGCTCTGTGCGGAGGTCACGATCAACGGCGAAGAGTTCAGCGTTGACTTCTCCGGGTCGTCGCCAGAGGTCGACGAACCTCTCAACATCCCGCCCGGAATGAGCGAAACCATCGGAAAGCTCTGCTTCAAGACGCTCACCACACCCGACGAGGACTCCAACGGCGGACAGTATGCGCCGCTCAGCGTGAACGCGCCAGAGGACACAATCTTCAACGCGAGCTACCCCGCTCCCACGTTCACCGTGTGGACAGGAATCGTCGCGATCGACGTCGTCTACCAGGCGCTCGCGAAGGGGATGCCCGACAGAGTCCCCGCAAGCACCGGTGGCGACCTCGCTGACATCATGCTCTACGGGGAGAACCCTGAGACGGGCCGGCCGTTCGTTGAGGCGAACAACGAAGGCGTCGGCTGGGGTGGCGGCGTCGGCCACGACGGTGCGAACGCGCTGATGCACATCAGCGAGACGATGGTCCGGAACATCCCTGTCGAGGTCTTCGAGAACAAAGCGCCGATCCGCTTCGACGAACTCTCTCTCCGCGTGGATTCGGGAGGTCCCGGCGAACACCGCGGCGGGCTCGGTATCCGACGCGACTATCGCATGCTGGAACCGGTCGGGGCGCTCTCCATCATCCAGAAGACCCGCACCGAGAACTGGGGGTTGGATGGCGGTGAACCCGGCGCGAAAAACGTCGTCGCGCTCGACTCGGACGAAGATGACTTTGACGAGCGCATCCAAGTTCTCGTGGACAACGACGACCTCTACAACGACAAGAGCGTCAAATACGTCGGGATGTTCCGTGGGAACTTCAAGCCGGGCGAAGTGATCTCGAACCGGACGGCCGGCGGTGGCGGGTACGGAGATCCGTTCGAACGCGACCCGGACGCGGTCCGCGAGGACGTGCTTGACGGCTACGTCACGCCCGAGGCAGCGCGCGAGCAGTACGGTGTCGTCGTGAGCAAGGACGGCGTCGTCGATGAGGCGGCGACCGCGAAGCTGAGGGAGAGCTGA